A genomic window from Paucibacter sp. KCTC 42545 includes:
- a CDS encoding FAD:protein FMN transferase, with protein MSTKPLKAAGLKRRQLMSLVPLLGLAGLGVAQSSALPSLQQRRDSRALLGTQVDIAVEGPDAARLVFAVESAYQEMARLSAMMSRYDPASALSAVNRAAGLHAVAVPPELMAALQQGQRLHRESNGLFDMTVGSLKSWQFEVGNLGQVPESQQLANELSRVGAKGLRIDPLAGTAALLHKGAALDLGGVAKLPILAAGLRRLQENGIENALINGGGDVLYSGSWQGRPWRVGLRDPRRSDRLLGVLPLSGQGVLAASGDYERFFLHKGERHHHILDPRSGQSSQGPISVHLLARDVETVNGLGAIIMLGGTSMARQTVAQHAELELLLVNRDRSEWQTPGMQRALKRA; from the coding sequence GTGAGCACAAAGCCCTTGAAAGCAGCTGGTCTGAAACGGCGCCAGTTGATGTCGCTTGTTCCCCTGCTGGGTCTGGCTGGCTTGGGCGTTGCTCAATCGAGCGCTTTGCCTTCATTGCAGCAGCGGCGTGACTCACGCGCCCTACTCGGCACTCAGGTCGACATTGCCGTCGAAGGTCCAGATGCCGCACGCCTGGTCTTTGCAGTGGAGAGTGCTTACCAAGAAATGGCGCGTCTCAGCGCCATGATGAGTCGCTACGACCCAGCCAGTGCACTCAGCGCCGTCAATCGCGCAGCGGGCCTGCACGCTGTGGCGGTACCGCCAGAGTTGATGGCCGCGCTTCAGCAAGGGCAGCGCCTTCATCGGGAGTCGAACGGACTCTTCGACATGACTGTTGGCAGCCTCAAGAGCTGGCAGTTTGAAGTTGGCAATTTGGGCCAGGTCCCGGAATCACAGCAACTGGCGAATGAATTGAGCCGGGTTGGCGCCAAGGGACTTCGGATCGACCCGTTAGCTGGCACTGCCGCCCTGCTTCACAAGGGCGCCGCCCTCGATTTGGGCGGCGTCGCCAAGCTTCCCATTCTCGCGGCCGGCTTGCGCCGGCTTCAAGAGAACGGCATCGAAAACGCCTTGATCAACGGCGGCGGTGACGTGCTGTACAGCGGCAGCTGGCAGGGCCGACCATGGCGCGTTGGGCTACGTGACCCACGACGTTCAGATCGACTCTTGGGTGTCCTGCCATTGAGTGGTCAAGGCGTGCTGGCGGCCAGTGGCGACTACGAACGGTTCTTCCTGCATAAGGGCGAGCGCCATCACCACATTTTGGATCCCCGCAGTGGCCAGTCTAGCCAAGGGCCGATCAGCGTTCACTTGCTCGCCCGGGATGTCGAGACTGTCAACGGACTGGGCGCGATCATCATGCTTGGCGGCACGTCGATGGCACGCCAGACGGTTGCGCAGCACGCGGAGCTTGAGTTGCTGCTCGTCAACCGAGACAGGTCAGAATGGCAAACACCCGGGATGCAGCGTGCGCTGAAGCGCGCTTGA
- a CDS encoding RICIN domain-containing protein produces MNWFSRFLITLLATGAFASAHAADTSYNVVASNGQCLDSSGVLSPCGKAEQRFVFGADGTVYLPGSDVKRYLQGNLFASKTVSFSTALSTGNASTYWSRPGGNQLQLSQSRAMSAMCLSWQLVGTVKPGVLSAELALCSATAANQKWSLANPLPVDLADASKTQVRSSTRNCLQQVDFTSPLSTSKLNVSACTGTAKSEYFRFTNQGAIVLNGYCLTTSGDAGSAVGLGSCGETGVPPAANQKWTRGSNSSIKSASGLCLTQKGAGVDLQTCDAGNMSQYWSTSSIVASTWPQGVPDKPTTYVPGQKLSNGQVNTIVNWIQRETSISSTPFCYKTAAYDRGAGILPACADGQYQDGALCYSNCRSGYHPVGSVCWSNQALSYQPGNRCTARDALGTCWAWKMNDCKDGYTSDRIATCWLNKASYQNGAGSLLKSCNSNRVLQAGLCYVKPRDGYQCNVTNCNQRCAAGIADCGAAACASNANQCVNTISNMVVSSAMMIGSFATAGAINEAKKGVMAAKDIYQAAKTADELATALLLLSNDINNFLNLAENDLASISSADIAAQIAARYPPNAEGSKADYKHIAREWAARQLLFYIADLIKDLDMIIITAIDPTGIARVIDAFAKPPCMDHTPMP; encoded by the coding sequence ATGAATTGGTTTTCTCGCTTCTTGATCACGCTGCTGGCGACCGGCGCCTTCGCGTCGGCGCACGCCGCTGATACCTCCTACAACGTCGTTGCCAGCAATGGCCAATGCCTGGACAGCAGCGGCGTTCTCAGCCCATGCGGCAAGGCCGAGCAGCGCTTCGTCTTCGGTGCTGACGGCACGGTCTATCTGCCCGGCAGCGACGTCAAGCGCTATTTGCAGGGCAATCTGTTTGCGAGCAAGACGGTCAGCTTCAGCACCGCGCTGTCCACCGGTAACGCCAGCACCTACTGGAGCCGCCCCGGCGGCAATCAACTGCAACTCAGCCAATCCCGGGCGATGTCGGCCATGTGCTTGTCATGGCAGTTGGTGGGCACTGTGAAGCCAGGCGTGCTGAGCGCCGAACTCGCGCTGTGCTCGGCCACGGCAGCCAACCAGAAGTGGAGCTTGGCCAACCCCTTACCCGTCGATTTGGCCGACGCCAGCAAGACCCAGGTCAGGAGCAGCACGCGCAACTGCTTGCAGCAGGTGGATTTCACATCGCCGCTCTCGACCAGCAAGTTGAACGTGTCGGCATGTACGGGGACGGCAAAGAGCGAGTACTTTCGCTTCACCAACCAGGGCGCCATCGTGTTGAATGGCTATTGCCTGACGACATCGGGCGATGCGGGCTCCGCCGTCGGCCTGGGCAGTTGTGGCGAGACCGGTGTGCCGCCCGCAGCCAACCAAAAGTGGACGCGTGGCAGCAACTCGAGCATTAAGTCAGCCAGTGGCCTGTGCCTCACTCAAAAAGGGGCCGGTGTCGACCTTCAGACCTGCGATGCCGGCAATATGTCCCAGTACTGGAGCACCAGCAGCATCGTGGCAAGCACCTGGCCGCAGGGCGTGCCCGACAAGCCCACCACCTATGTGCCGGGCCAGAAGTTGAGTAATGGCCAGGTCAATACGATCGTCAACTGGATCCAGCGCGAAACCTCGATCAGCAGCACCCCGTTTTGCTACAAAACTGCGGCCTACGACCGTGGTGCCGGCATCTTGCCCGCTTGCGCCGACGGCCAGTACCAAGACGGCGCCTTGTGCTACAGCAACTGCCGCAGCGGCTACCACCCGGTTGGCTCGGTGTGCTGGAGCAACCAGGCCTTGTCCTACCAGCCCGGCAACCGTTGCACGGCACGTGACGCCTTGGGTACCTGCTGGGCCTGGAAGATGAACGATTGCAAGGACGGCTATACCAGCGACCGCATCGCCACCTGCTGGCTCAACAAGGCCTCCTATCAGAACGGTGCCGGCAGCCTGCTGAAGTCCTGCAACTCCAATCGCGTGCTGCAGGCCGGCCTGTGCTACGTCAAGCCGCGCGATGGTTACCAGTGCAACGTCACCAATTGCAACCAGCGCTGCGCCGCGGGCATTGCCGATTGTGGTGCGGCGGCCTGCGCCAGCAATGCCAACCAGTGCGTCAACACCATCAGCAATATGGTGGTCAGCTCGGCCATGATGATAGGCAGCTTTGCCACAGCGGGCGCCATCAACGAGGCCAAGAAAGGGGTGATGGCCGCCAAGGATATCTACCAAGCAGCCAAGACGGCCGATGAACTGGCGACGGCCCTGCTACTGCTTTCGAATGACATCAATAACTTCCTGAACCTGGCCGAGAACGATCTGGCGTCCATTTCCAGCGCCGACATCGCGGCCCAGATCGCCGCCAGGTACCCACCCAATGCAGAAGGCAGCAAAGCCGACTACAAGCACATTGCGCGGGAATGGGCGGCACGGCAACTGCTGTTCTACATCGCCGACCTGATCAAGGACCTCGACATGATCATCATCACGGCGATCGACCCGACGGGTATTGCCCGCGTCATTGACGCCTTTGCCAAGCCGCCTTGCATGGACCACACGCCGATGCCCTAA
- a CDS encoding DsbA family protein, which produces MLSLSTSPAARRLSAPLLAVLSLALPGGAAIAQTGAPAKSAPSTQAIEQVVIKLLKSRPELVREALDELQRRELAGHAQQESKALAASAKAIADASDATVLGNPAGDVTLVEFIDYHCGYCKKLAPSIEALIQRDGQLRVLVKHLPILGPESIAAAQLALSAGQGSTAQQVHKALLSADAIDAASLQAISRQFGLKPVDVVAVNRQLGEVRVLSERLGIQGTPAIVVGDVMFRGAVGTEQLAAAIDAARRAQSAKSAKAGSKPVAEIRRVARPT; this is translated from the coding sequence ATGCTTTCACTTTCAACAAGCCCTGCCGCGCGCAGGCTGAGCGCGCCCTTGCTGGCGGTACTCAGCCTGGCGCTGCCGGGCGGCGCAGCCATCGCGCAGACCGGCGCGCCAGCCAAGTCAGCCCCATCCACTCAGGCCATCGAGCAAGTCGTCATCAAGCTGCTCAAGAGCCGGCCCGAGCTGGTGCGCGAAGCGCTGGACGAGTTGCAGCGCCGCGAGTTGGCTGGCCATGCCCAGCAGGAAAGCAAGGCCCTCGCCGCTTCTGCCAAAGCCATTGCCGACGCATCTGACGCCACGGTCTTGGGCAACCCGGCCGGCGATGTGACGCTGGTGGAGTTCATCGATTACCACTGCGGCTATTGCAAGAAGCTGGCCCCCAGCATCGAGGCGCTGATCCAGCGCGACGGCCAGTTGCGCGTGCTGGTCAAGCACCTGCCCATTCTGGGGCCAGAGTCGATTGCGGCGGCGCAGCTGGCCTTGTCGGCAGGCCAGGGCAGCACGGCGCAGCAAGTGCACAAGGCCTTGCTGAGCGCTGATGCCATTGACGCCGCCAGCTTGCAGGCCATCAGCCGCCAGTTCGGCCTCAAACCGGTGGACGTGGTGGCAGTGAATCGCCAGCTCGGTGAAGTGCGCGTGCTGTCTGAGCGGCTGGGCATCCAGGGCACGCCGGCCATCGTCGTCGGCGATGTGATGTTCCGTGGGGCCGTCGGCACCGAGCAACTTGCCGCAGCGATAGACGCGGCGCGGCGAGCTCAGTCTGCCAAGTCAGCCAAGGCGGGAAGCAAGCCGGTGGCTGAAATCCGCCGCGTGGCGCGCCCCACTTGA
- a CDS encoding PEP-CTERM sorting domain-containing protein: protein MPRPLPLCLAIAALCSTGLAEARDLVWAGGNKAAGDPAGSSRMSFNSNWQGQNVQPAEGDILHFGNTNWLVVVNDLGYRVYNQISFETGASAYTLQGVGNNIGLTNGIVNRSSNKQVFDWGNAAGFVISANQTWDGGTTGMTISGGMDQQRDLTLSNKVVYKNLDSTSIGDDPNSNVSLTINSASTYSTGGSLALGGGFPSSSGTINVRGSDSSLVVGTDLSLGDVGTGTLLIDSGASASSQTVNMGRTGTAKLTVDGVKSSFSTVGVLYNNSDVIVSGGGTFTATGNMGPGFVPNVNSSVTVKDTGTLFKVGIGFYLGTKGNGLMQVSKGATADINNLFIGENGTGGFGVLEATGLGSTLKAQRVSGNAGLLNVSNGAKVQVSDWMTMGQAGDSSFVAAVGGSGALLSVTNTLTVGSVGAGRLDVLGGGVVDVGQLVIGNLGIVNLQGGLLKMGTGKISGTLNWESGTLNFKSNYATGDFLGHDMVLSAGQILKGDAQIRVGAGDSLTFAGGVLQALDFQMDVNASATVGRASSLAANTVKNYGRLKLDGGSVSGALLNAGTMTGSGTIRANAAQAGFTNSGRFDQGDYVELANSGSNINTGVWTLGKGGALQLKASNLNNQGLMSMAGASIGASDATSVLSNDASGTISGNGVISAKFANQGSLIVDGGKLAIDKSFANGGQILLTSPIASLSGGAIDNTGRIEGLGQIGNAINNQGFVSAKGGTLTLAAAVSNSGTLTVGRDATLLLTQGLQPNTGKIQLAGGSFDNNGKALLNQASGVISGFGEVRSGLLSNNGKVLLSGGNSTIYADVLSTAASQIILSGNSNSTFYGNVDVQSGAELRVSTGSVATFFGTVQQRTGAKFSGAGAKRFEGTLTVGASPGLGSDEGDVEFGDSSTYLAEIGGITACTLRCGSDEAFKNSSFDKYIVAGNLSLNGTLKLTSWNGFVAQKGQSFDLLDWGTVTGTFADIDASGFKLAAGTTLDYSQLYTSGEIKVVAAAVPEPESYALMLAGLVMLAWRRRKLS from the coding sequence TTGCCGCGCCCATTGCCGCTGTGCTTGGCCATCGCCGCCCTGTGCAGCACGGGCCTCGCCGAAGCCAGAGACTTGGTCTGGGCAGGCGGCAACAAAGCAGCCGGTGATCCTGCGGGGTCTAGCCGCATGAGCTTCAACAGCAATTGGCAGGGGCAGAACGTCCAGCCAGCGGAAGGGGACATCCTCCACTTTGGCAATACGAACTGGTTGGTCGTCGTCAATGACCTGGGCTACCGCGTCTACAACCAGATTTCCTTTGAGACCGGTGCGAGTGCCTACACGCTGCAGGGCGTGGGCAACAACATCGGGCTCACCAACGGCATCGTCAACAGAAGCAGCAATAAGCAGGTGTTCGATTGGGGTAACGCAGCGGGCTTCGTCATCAGCGCGAACCAGACCTGGGACGGCGGCACCACCGGCATGACCATCTCAGGTGGCATGGACCAGCAACGTGATCTGACTCTGTCCAACAAGGTGGTCTACAAGAATCTCGACTCCACTTCGATCGGCGACGACCCCAATTCGAACGTCAGCCTGACGATCAATTCCGCCAGCACTTACAGCACCGGGGGCTCCCTCGCCCTCGGCGGCGGCTTCCCATCCAGCAGCGGCACCATCAATGTGCGCGGCTCGGACAGCAGTTTGGTCGTCGGCACAGATCTGAGCCTGGGCGACGTCGGCACCGGCACCTTGCTGATCGACTCCGGCGCCAGCGCCTCCAGCCAGACCGTGAATATGGGAAGAACCGGGACTGCAAAGCTGACGGTGGACGGCGTCAAATCGAGCTTCAGCACTGTCGGCGTGTTGTACAACAACAGCGATGTGATCGTTTCGGGCGGTGGCACCTTCACCGCCACCGGCAATATGGGTCCCGGCTTCGTGCCCAATGTGAACTCCAGCGTCACGGTGAAGGACACAGGCACGCTGTTCAAGGTAGGCATAGGCTTCTATCTGGGCACCAAAGGCAACGGGCTGATGCAGGTCAGCAAGGGCGCCACTGCCGACATCAACAATCTTTTCATAGGAGAAAACGGTACTGGCGGCTTTGGCGTGCTGGAAGCGACAGGACTTGGGTCCACCTTGAAGGCCCAGCGCGTCAGCGGCAATGCAGGCCTCTTGAACGTCTCCAACGGGGCCAAGGTTCAAGTGTCGGATTGGATGACGATGGGGCAGGCAGGAGACTCCAGCTTCGTGGCTGCGGTGGGGGGCAGCGGCGCGCTTTTGAGCGTTACCAACACCCTCACCGTGGGCTCCGTCGGCGCCGGTCGGCTGGATGTTCTGGGCGGCGGCGTTGTCGATGTCGGGCAACTGGTGATCGGTAATCTTGGCATCGTCAATCTGCAGGGCGGCCTCCTCAAGATGGGGACGGGCAAGATATCCGGCACCTTGAACTGGGAGTCCGGCACGCTCAATTTCAAGTCGAACTACGCCACGGGCGACTTTTTGGGCCACGACATGGTGCTCAGCGCCGGTCAGATCCTCAAAGGTGACGCTCAGATTCGTGTGGGCGCGGGCGATAGCCTCACCTTCGCAGGAGGGGTGCTGCAGGCGCTTGATTTCCAAATGGATGTGAATGCCTCCGCCACTGTGGGCCGCGCCAGCAGCCTGGCGGCTAACACCGTCAAGAACTACGGCCGCCTGAAGCTGGACGGTGGTTCAGTCAGCGGCGCCTTGCTCAATGCCGGCACCATGACCGGCTCGGGCACTATCCGCGCCAACGCGGCTCAGGCGGGCTTCACCAACAGCGGCCGGTTTGACCAGGGTGACTATGTTGAATTGGCCAATTCAGGCAGCAATATCAATACCGGCGTTTGGACCTTGGGCAAGGGCGGCGCCCTGCAGCTGAAGGCAAGCAACCTGAATAACCAGGGCTTGATGAGCATGGCCGGCGCCAGCATCGGCGCTTCTGATGCCACCAGCGTCCTGAGCAATGACGCGAGCGGCACGATCAGCGGCAATGGCGTCATCAGCGCCAAGTTTGCCAACCAGGGCAGCCTGATCGTCGATGGCGGCAAGCTCGCCATCGACAAGAGCTTTGCCAATGGCGGCCAGATCCTCTTGACTTCGCCCATTGCCAGCCTGAGTGGCGGGGCGATCGACAACACGGGCCGCATCGAAGGTCTCGGCCAGATCGGTAATGCGATCAACAACCAAGGCTTTGTCAGCGCCAAGGGCGGCACCTTGACGCTCGCCGCTGCGGTGAGCAATAGCGGTACGCTGACCGTGGGCCGCGACGCGACCCTGCTCCTGACCCAGGGCCTGCAGCCGAACACGGGCAAGATCCAACTCGCCGGCGGCAGCTTCGACAACAATGGCAAGGCCCTGCTCAATCAGGCCTCCGGCGTGATCAGCGGTTTTGGTGAAGTGCGCAGCGGCCTGCTCAGCAATAACGGCAAGGTTTTGCTGAGCGGCGGCAACTCGACGATCTACGCTGACGTGCTCAGTACCGCTGCCAGCCAGATCATTCTTTCTGGCAATAGCAACAGCACCTTCTACGGCAATGTGGATGTGCAAAGCGGCGCCGAATTGCGCGTGTCGACCGGCTCGGTCGCGACCTTTTTCGGCACCGTGCAACAGCGCACCGGCGCCAAGTTCAGCGGGGCGGGCGCCAAGCGATTCGAAGGCACGCTGACGGTGGGCGCATCGCCGGGCCTGGGCAGCGATGAGGGCGATGTGGAGTTCGGCGACAGCAGCACCTACCTGGCCGAGATTGGCGGCATCACCGCCTGCACCTTGCGCTGCGGCAGCGATGAGGCGTTCAAGAACAGCAGCTTCGACAAGTACATCGTGGCCGGCAATCTGAGCCTGAACGGCACGCTCAAGCTGACTTCTTGGAACGGCTTTGTGGCGCAAAAGGGCCAGAGCTTCGACCTGCTGGACTGGGGCACGGTGACTGGCACGTTTGCCGACATCGATGCCAGCGGTTTCAAGCTCGCTGCGGGGACGACCTTGGACTACAGCCAGCTCTACACGAGCGGCGAAATCAAGGTGGTGGCCGCTGCCGTGCCCGAGCCCGAGAGCTATGCCTTGATGTTGGCCGGGCTGGTCATGCTGGCTTGGCGCCGCCGCAAGCTGAGCTGA
- a CDS encoding response regulator transcription factor, with protein sequence MKLLLVDDHPLVRAGVVAALQSLGAPELILEANDGIAAMDCLAQHPDVDAVLLDLRMAGMAGMALLEQLKRHHPLLPSLVLSSSEDPADVRRVLKAGARGYCPKSASPATLLAALTLVLGGEIYVPPLMAMAPDAGPAEPSLDGLTPRQREVLQELCNSKSNKEIARELGMEEKTVKGHVSAIFKALGVVHRLQAVEAARAAGMVSQTMSY encoded by the coding sequence ATGAAACTCTTGCTCGTCGATGACCACCCCCTGGTGCGTGCCGGTGTCGTCGCCGCGTTGCAAAGCCTGGGAGCGCCCGAGCTGATCCTGGAAGCCAACGACGGAATCGCCGCCATGGACTGCCTGGCCCAGCACCCCGATGTGGACGCCGTGCTGCTGGATCTGCGTATGGCCGGCATGGCGGGCATGGCCTTGCTGGAGCAACTCAAACGCCACCATCCGCTGCTGCCCAGCTTGGTGCTGTCATCGTCGGAGGACCCTGCCGATGTGCGCCGCGTACTCAAAGCCGGCGCACGAGGCTATTGCCCCAAGTCCGCCAGTCCAGCCACCCTGCTGGCGGCGCTAACGCTGGTGCTGGGCGGTGAGATCTATGTGCCGCCACTGATGGCCATGGCGCCTGACGCCGGCCCGGCCGAGCCCAGCCTGGACGGCTTGACGCCACGCCAACGCGAAGTCTTGCAAGAGCTGTGCAATAGCAAATCCAACAAGGAAATTGCGCGCGAGTTGGGCATGGAGGAGAAGACTGTCAAGGGCCACGTATCGGCCATCTTCAAAGCCCTGGGTGTGGTGCACCGCCTGCAGGCCGTGGAGGCAGCCCGGGCGGCCGGCATGGTCAGTCAGACGATGTCGTACTGA
- a CDS encoding ATP-binding response regulator has translation MIDESRLQALVRMDVAQRLRSNDLSLTVGNFVLALLVAGSLHKAAPPAWVACWLGLQFVNMAFHLWLGLRWLRSPLTISNAPLWLRRVTRTSGINGLLWLVAIHLFWLGGSDAQRMLLWAWMIGISSAALHSLHAYLPAYFAMVGPVLLGLLLAVLVHGAIDTWAVLAVLLLGATLYIHFAVSLRRLLWDSLRQAHQLAHLSESLKQEKDLAVKLSQSRSRFLAAASHDLRQPVHALSLFVGALKQNSNPAQSAQILQHVSSAVDAMGAMFNALLDISKLDAEQLQPQWQTVDLRALLTRMSADHSLQAQAKGLRFVCDLPPSEGAQASPASKASQAALTVRSDPALLERVLRNLLSNALRYTAQGGVLLRARQRHGRIELLVADSGVGIARARRAEVFDEFVQLHESGQGLGLGLAIVHRLSGLLGLRLRLRSRPGRGSLFTLMLAPHDEGAAAAPSPLAQPQLGGELVIVLDESAEIRQAMSTLLSAWGLGVISASNVDELMPQLMDVSAVPRLLLCDYRLGGGYTGSGAIARLRELFNSDIPAVLLSGDTSAARTEEALEQGLTLLQKPLTQVQLRAAVTQALRPIQPPIAISTTSSD, from the coding sequence ATGATTGACGAGTCGCGCCTGCAGGCCCTGGTCCGAATGGACGTGGCGCAGCGCCTGCGCAGCAATGATCTGAGCCTGACCGTGGGCAATTTCGTGCTGGCGTTACTGGTTGCGGGCAGCCTGCACAAGGCAGCGCCGCCGGCTTGGGTGGCCTGCTGGCTAGGCTTGCAGTTCGTCAACATGGCCTTTCACCTCTGGCTGGGCCTGCGCTGGTTGCGCAGCCCGCTGACGATCAGCAATGCGCCGCTCTGGCTGCGTCGGGTGACGCGCACCTCAGGGATCAACGGTTTGCTGTGGCTGGTGGCGATTCATCTCTTTTGGCTTGGTGGCAGCGATGCACAGCGCATGTTGCTATGGGCTTGGATGATAGGCATCAGTTCGGCTGCGCTGCATTCGCTGCATGCCTACTTGCCGGCCTATTTCGCCATGGTGGGGCCGGTTTTGCTGGGGCTGTTGTTGGCCGTGCTGGTGCACGGCGCGATTGACACCTGGGCCGTCTTGGCCGTGCTGCTACTCGGCGCCACGCTCTACATTCACTTTGCCGTTTCCCTGCGGCGCTTGCTGTGGGACTCGTTGCGCCAAGCCCATCAGCTCGCTCATCTGAGCGAAAGCTTGAAGCAGGAGAAGGACCTGGCCGTCAAACTGAGCCAGTCGCGCAGCCGCTTCCTAGCCGCTGCCAGCCATGATCTGCGCCAGCCCGTGCATGCGCTCTCGCTGTTTGTCGGCGCGTTGAAGCAAAACTCTAATCCGGCGCAGTCAGCGCAGATATTGCAGCATGTGAGCAGTGCCGTTGATGCCATGGGGGCCATGTTCAACGCCTTGTTGGACATTTCCAAGCTGGACGCCGAGCAGCTGCAACCGCAGTGGCAGACGGTGGATTTGCGCGCGCTGCTGACCCGTATGTCGGCCGACCACAGCCTGCAAGCACAGGCCAAGGGACTGCGCTTTGTTTGCGATCTTCCACCTTCTGAAGGGGCACAGGCCTCACCGGCGTCAAAGGCGTCACAGGCGGCGCTGACGGTGCGCAGCGACCCAGCTTTGCTGGAACGGGTGCTGCGCAATCTGCTCTCCAATGCGCTGCGTTACACCGCGCAGGGCGGCGTGCTGCTGCGGGCCCGCCAGCGGCACGGCCGCATTGAACTTCTAGTGGCAGACAGCGGGGTGGGCATTGCCAGGGCGCGCCGCGCCGAGGTGTTTGATGAATTCGTGCAACTGCATGAGTCGGGTCAAGGCCTCGGCCTGGGGCTGGCGATTGTTCATCGCCTGTCTGGCCTGCTGGGCCTGAGGCTGCGCTTGCGCTCTCGGCCGGGCCGGGGAAGCTTGTTCACGCTCATGCTGGCGCCGCACGACGAGGGGGCGGCTGCAGCGCCAAGCCCGCTCGCACAGCCCCAGTTAGGTGGGGAGTTGGTCATCGTGCTCGATGAAAGCGCCGAGATTCGGCAGGCCATGAGCACCTTGCTGTCGGCCTGGGGCCTGGGCGTCATCAGCGCCTCCAATGTGGACGAGCTGATGCCGCAGCTGATGGACGTGAGCGCTGTGCCGCGCTTGCTGCTGTGCGACTACCGCTTGGGCGGCGGCTACACCGGCAGCGGCGCGATTGCACGGCTCCGCGAACTGTTCAACAGCGATATCCCGGCCGTGCTGCTCAGCGGCGACACCAGCGCCGCACGCACAGAGGAGGCGCTGGAGCAGGGTCTGACTCTGCTACAAAAGCCGCTCACGCAAGTGCAGTTGCGCGCGGCAGTTACCCAGGCTTTGCGGCCTATTCAACCGCCTATCGCGATCAGTACGACATCGTCTGACTGA